From Pseudomonas sp. CCI4.2, one genomic window encodes:
- a CDS encoding DedA family protein has product MTLTQVIAEYGYLAVFIGAALEGETVLIIAGFAAHEGYLSFPLLALVAVFGGALSDCVFFTIGRRYGSRLMARFPKLQPSARRVNLLLERYQTGLIIGVRFMYGLRIAGPIAIGMSDVPTSRFVLFNLIGAAIWAPLIAGVGYLFGQSLEWLFADIKHYEEDALLAIIVVALMLAVLRFIRRRLKTSLH; this is encoded by the coding sequence ATGACGCTGACACAGGTAATTGCTGAGTACGGTTATCTGGCCGTCTTTATCGGTGCAGCCCTGGAAGGGGAAACAGTGCTGATCATCGCCGGCTTTGCGGCCCACGAAGGTTATTTATCGTTTCCGCTGCTGGCGCTTGTCGCCGTGTTCGGCGGGGCATTGAGCGACTGTGTGTTCTTCACGATCGGGCGCCGCTACGGCAGCCGTCTTATGGCACGGTTTCCCAAACTGCAACCCAGCGCCCGGCGGGTTAATCTACTGCTGGAGCGCTACCAAACCGGGTTGATCATCGGCGTGCGGTTCATGTATGGCCTACGCATCGCCGGCCCTATTGCCATCGGCATGAGCGATGTTCCAACGTCGCGCTTTGTCCTGTTCAACCTGATTGGCGCCGCCATTTGGGCGCCGCTGATTGCCGGTGTTGGCTACCTGTTCGGTCAATCACTGGAGTGGCTGTTCGCGGACATCAAGCACTACGAAGAAGACGCGCTACTGGCAATCATTGTCGTGGCGTTGATGCTGGCGGTGTTGCGCTTTATCCGTCGGCGTTTGAAAACATCCCTGCATTAA
- a CDS encoding transporter has translation MIAFLTFLQSNPYILLFVVVGLSVWVGRGSIKGYGLGAVAAAIVIGCAIASWAAAYGIHLELNSFTKSLFYYLFMYGVGLRVGPSFINSLKGDGLKFTFLAILSSFLGLGIVVTGTKLLSLPVGAAGGILAGSQTMSAAIGSAEQAITSGVVPLPPGTTAAAATAMIALSYGITYIWGTVGIILICKYLPRWWGVDARKAAKEYEIEHGVPNVDDAGLSGYRPFDLRAYRLVNPAYEGKTIGQFREHFAQYQIENVERGTQLLGADPSLVLQLGDVIALGGSLDVLTDHMGLIGPEVPDARALNIPLDEAEILVTHRDAIGKALKEFSSSPIAGQVQLLGIERGGAPLPIGLETRLQRMDVLHLIGLRSAIDKAAGILGKVARPSTATDLLTLSLGMVLGLLIGLVQVPAFGASVGLGNAGGLLVSGIIVSSLVSRVRFFGNTPNAARNILEDMGLIFFVAIVGVNAGASLVSQLSAIIALKIFGLGFVACTIPPFIVWAIGFHVFKINPAILMGGVAGARSHSGPAREAAKEIDSTVPWIGFPVAYAVSGILLTVFGYFAMVLAR, from the coding sequence GTGATTGCATTTCTGACATTTCTACAAAGCAACCCGTACATTTTATTGTTTGTGGTGGTTGGCCTGTCCGTGTGGGTGGGTCGTGGCAGCATCAAGGGCTACGGCCTCGGTGCGGTCGCGGCGGCCATCGTCATTGGGTGCGCGATAGCCTCCTGGGCTGCCGCCTATGGCATACACCTGGAGCTGAACAGCTTCACCAAAAGTCTGTTTTATTACCTGTTTATGTACGGCGTCGGCCTACGAGTCGGTCCGTCGTTCATCAACAGTTTGAAAGGTGATGGGCTGAAATTCACCTTTCTGGCAATTTTGTCGTCGTTCCTCGGGTTGGGGATTGTGGTGACGGGCACGAAACTGTTGTCGCTGCCGGTTGGTGCTGCGGGCGGGATTCTCGCCGGTTCGCAAACCATGTCCGCCGCCATCGGCTCGGCTGAACAGGCGATTACCTCTGGGGTAGTGCCACTACCGCCGGGCACTACCGCCGCTGCCGCCACCGCGATGATTGCCTTGTCGTATGGCATCACCTACATCTGGGGCACGGTGGGGATCATTCTGATCTGCAAATACCTGCCGCGCTGGTGGGGCGTGGATGCGCGCAAGGCGGCCAAGGAATACGAGATCGAACACGGTGTTCCGAATGTCGATGACGCGGGCCTGAGCGGTTATCGCCCCTTCGATTTACGGGCCTATCGGTTGGTCAACCCGGCGTACGAAGGGAAAACCATCGGCCAGTTTCGCGAGCACTTCGCCCAGTACCAGATCGAGAACGTCGAGCGCGGCACCCAATTGCTCGGCGCCGACCCGAGCTTGGTGTTGCAACTGGGCGACGTCATCGCCTTGGGTGGCAGCCTTGATGTACTCACCGACCATATGGGCCTGATCGGGCCTGAAGTGCCAGATGCCCGTGCGTTGAACATTCCGTTGGACGAAGCCGAGATTCTGGTGACTCACCGCGACGCCATTGGTAAGGCGCTCAAGGAATTCAGCAGCTCTCCGATTGCCGGCCAGGTGCAATTGCTGGGCATTGAACGCGGCGGGGCGCCGTTGCCTATCGGTCTGGAAACACGCTTGCAGCGGATGGACGTGCTGCACTTGATCGGACTGCGCAGCGCCATCGACAAAGCGGCGGGGATTCTCGGCAAAGTCGCACGCCCAAGCACGGCGACTGATTTGCTGACGCTGTCGTTGGGCATGGTGCTGGGGCTGCTGATTGGCCTGGTGCAAGTGCCGGCGTTCGGTGCTTCAGTGGGTTTGGGTAACGCTGGCGGCCTGTTGGTCTCGGGCATTATCGTTTCGTCGCTGGTATCTCGGGTACGCTTCTTCGGCAACACCCCGAACGCTGCACGGAATATCTTGGAAGACATGGGCCTGATCTTTTTCGTCGCCATCGTCGGCGTCAATGCCGGTGCCAGTCTGGTGTCGCAACTGAGCGCGATCATTGCACTGAAGATATTCGGCTTGGGCTTCGTGGCCTGCACTATCCCACCGTTTATCGTCTGGGCTATCGGCTTCCACGTGTTCAAGATCAACCCGGCCATCCTCATGGGCGGCGTCGCCGGTGCCCGCAGTCACTCGGGCCCTGCGCGCGAAGCGGCAAAAGAAATCGACAGCACCGTGCCCTGGATCGGCTTTCCGGTGGCGTATGCCGTATCGGGGATTCTGCTGACCGTATTCGGCTACTTCGCCATGGTCCTGGCGCGGTAA